Within the Agromyces ramosus genome, the region GACGACCCGAGCCTAAGCCGCGGCCTCGATGCTGCCGCAGGCGTTGGTAGTTTTGACCCAAACGACCGAGAGGAACCTCCGACGATGTTTGTGGCGATCGGCAACACCCCGCGCGACTATGCATGGGGATCGACGAGCGCGATCGCGGAGTTCCGCGGCGTCGCCCCATCGGGCGGACCCGAGGCCGAGCTGTGGCTCGGTGCACATGCCGGGTCGCCGGCTCGCATCCTCGGGGCGGCATCCGTCGGCGAGCCCGACCTCGCCGCGTGGATCGCCGCCGATCCCGCAACCGCGCTCGGCCCCGAGCTCGCCGAGCACGGCGCCCGGCTCCCGTTCCTGTTGAAGCTCCTCGCCGCCGCCGAGCCGCTCTCGCTGCAGGCGCACCCGACGCCCGAGCAGGCTCGCGCCGGCTTCGCCCGCGAAGAGGCCGAGGGCGTGCCGGTCACGGCATACGACCGCAACTATCGTGACCAGTTCCACAAGCCCGAGCTCGTCGTCGCGGTGAGCGAGCGCTTCGAGGCGCTCTCAGGATTCCGTCCGCTCGACGAGGTCGCGGGCGTCCTCCAGGTGCTGCGCGATGCGGATGCCGCGTCGGAGCAGCCCGAGCCGGGCGCGCTCGAGCTGCTCGCCGCGAGACTGGGAGGAGCCGACCCGCTCCGCGACACCGTCGAGTGGCTGCTCCGCGACGGACGAGGCGGCGACACCGGCGAGGCGAGCTGGGTGACCCAGCGGGTCACCGATCTCGCGGCATCCGACGTCGCACGCCGCTCGCCGTACGCTCCGTCGTTCGAGACGGTCGGCGCGCTCGCCGAGGTGTACCCGGGCGACCCGGGAGTGGTCATCTCGCTCCTGCTCAACCGGGTGACGCTGCAGCGCGGCGAGGCGCTCTTCCTCGCGGCCGGCAACATCCACGCCTACCTCGCGGGGCTCGGCATCGAGCTCATGGCCGCGAGCGACAACGTGCTGCGCGGCGGCCTCACGCCGAAGCACATCGACGTGACGGAGCTGCTCGACGTGCTCGACTTCACGCCGATCGCGCCGCCGCGGCTGCCGCCCGCCGAGGTGTCGGCCGGGGTCGTCGCCTTCCGCCCCGACGTGCCCGACTTCGTGCTGTACCAGGCGGAGCCCGGCACGGGTGCCGCGCGCGTGCGCCTCGACGGCCCGGCGATCGTGCTCATCGAGGGCCCGGGTGTCGAACTCCGCGGCGCGACCGATGGCGATGCGGTCACGGTGGCTCGTGGTGACTCGGTCTACGTCACACCCGACGAGGGCGAGCTCGAGATCACCGGCCCGGGCATCGCCTGGATCGCGACGACGGGCTCGCTCGCGGCATCCGCTTGACTGACGGTCACGATGCCACGCGCATACCGAAGAGACGGCGGTAGGCGGTGGGCGTCGTCTGCAGCACCTTCAGGAAGTGGTGGCGCATGACGGCGGCCGCGCCGAAGCCCGTCTCGCGCGCGATCTCCTCGAGCGTGAGGGACGTCTCTTCGAGCAGCTGCTGAGCGCGAAGGAGGCGCTGGCGGTTGAGCCAGGCGTTCGGCGTGGTGCCCGTCTCGGCGCGGAATCGCCGAGCGAAGGTGCGTGGCGACATGAGCGCCTTGCGGGCGAGCACGTCGACGGTGAGGTCGTGGTCGAGGTGCTCGAGCATCCACTCGGTGACCTTCGCGAACGAGTCGCTGTGGCATTCCGGCACCGGGGTCTGGATGAACTGCGACTGGCCGCCGTCGCGCTGGGGCGGCACGACCATGCGGCGCGCGACGATGTTGGCGGCGCTCGCGCCGAGCTCGGTGCGCACGATGTGCAGTGCCGCGTCGATGCCGGCCGCGGTGCCGGCGCCTGTGACCACCTTGCCGTCTTGGACGAAGAGCACGTCGGGGTCGACCTCGGTGCGGGGGAACATCTCGGCCATGAGGTCGGTGTACATCCAGTGCGTCGTGGCGCGGCGCCCGTCGAGGATGCCGGCCCGGCCGAGCGTGAAGGCGCCGGAGCAGACGCTCAGCACCCATGCGCCGCGCTCGACGGCGTCGCGCAGCACCTGGGCGACCCGCTCGTCGACGGGTTCGTCGATGAGGGCGGCCGGCACGGCCACGAGGTCGGCGCCTCGGGCGAACTCGAGCCCCTCGTGCACCACGACGTCGAAGCCGAGCTTCGTCGGGATCGGACCCGGTTCGGCGGCGACGACGTGGAAGTCGAAGGTGGGCCCGCCCTGTTCACTGCGGTCGATGCCGAACACCTCGCAGATGACACCGAACTCGAAGGGCGCCATCTGGGGCATGGCGATGCAGGCGATGGTCTGGAGCACGGGTGCCTCCGTTTGGCAGGAATCGATCGTTCTCTGGCTACTCTGCCACTTTCGGCAGGATGTCGCAAGGCGTACATTTACTGCCATGACCACGATCATCTTCCTCATCCTCGCGGGGCTCGCCGTCTGGGGAGTGCTCGCCACCCTGCTGCGGCTCGACACCGACGGCTACGGCCGCCCCGAGATCCGCGACCGCAACCGGCACGCCGAGAACCTGCCCCTCCGCCAGGTCTGAGCCGGTCCACCCTTCGGCTCGTGACGAGCCCGCCGTCCCGGCTACGATCGGGCTTGCCGCGGAGCGACCGCGGCGGAAGGCGGGAACATGAGCTGGCTGGTCACCGGGGGAGCCGGGTACATCGGGGCGCACGTCGTGCGGGCGTTCCAGGCGCAGGGCGTCGACGCCGTCGTGATCGACGATCTCTCCTCGGGCCGCCACGACTTCGTCCCTGACGGCACGGCCTTCGTGCACGGCACGATCCTCGACGGGCAGCTCCTCGAGTCGACCATCGCCCGCTACGACGTCACCGGAGTCGTGCACCTCGCCGGTTTCAAGTACGCGGGCGTCTCGGTCACCCGGCCGCTCCATACGTATCAGCAGAACGTCACCGGCACCGCCACCCTCCTCGCCGCGATGGAGAGCCGCGGCGTCGACCGCATCGTGTTCTCCTCGAGTGCGGCCGTCTACGGCACGCCCGACGTCGACCTCGTCACCGAAGACACGCCGCGCACCCCCGAGTCGCCCTATGGCGAATCGAAGCTCATCGGCGAGTGGCTGCTCGCCGACCAGGCCCGCGCCGCCGGCCTGCGCCACACGAGCCTCCGCTACTTCAACGTCGTCGGGTCGGGAACGAGCGAGGTGTACGACGCGAGCCCCCACAACCTGTTCCCGCTCATCTTCGACGCCCTCATCGAGGGACGCGCCCCCCGCATCAACGGCGACGACTACCCGACCCCCGACGGCACGTGCGTCCGTGACTACATCCACGTCGCCGACCTCGCCGAGGCGCACGTGGTGGCCGCCCGCCGTCTCGACGCCGGCGAGGAGCTCGCACCCGTCTACAACCTCGGCTCGGGCGACGGCGTCTCCGTCGGCGAGATCATGCGCGCGGTTGCCGAGGTGACCGGCGTGGCGTTCGCGCCCGAGATCGGTCCGCGCCGCCCGGGCGACCCCGCGCGCATCGTGGCGTCGGGCGAGCGCGCCGCCCGCGACCTCGACTGGCGTATGCGGCACTCCCTCGCCGACATGGTCGCGAGTGCGTGGGAGGCCAGGCGCGCGGCATCCGTCGCCTGATTCGGGCGCTGCCGAGCCCCGCTCGGCCGCCGAGGATAACGGCTGCGGAACACCCTCGGCGTGTCGCGGCCGCGTTGAAGCCTCGACGGCGGCTTGAGGGTTTACGATCTGCGACTTGACTCTCACGAATTACACCGGTGTAATTGTCATGACACACCCTCTGGGTGGTCGGTACAACTGGGTGGGAGACGATATGGGCAATCCTGAATATCGTTCTGGAGTACCTGACGATTGGTTCGTCGATCCGGTGAGGTTGGGCGTTCCGGGGGTTCGTCCGGGCATCGCAGACGACAATCCACTGGCGTGGCAGAGCGACGCGTTGTGTGCACAGACCGATCCCGAGGCGTTCTTCCCTGAAAAGGGCGGATCGACGAGGGACGCGAAGAAGATCTGCACCGGATGCGAGGTGCGTTCGCAGTGCCTCGAGTACGCACTCGGGAACGATGAGCGTTTCGGCATCTGGGGCGGCCTGTCAGAGCGCGAGCGACGGAAGCTCCGCAAACGAGCGGTCTGAGTCGATCGGCCCGTGCGCGACACCATTGTCCGTACGGGCCGCACGGCGTCGATGAACGTGTCGTTTTCAAGGCACGCCCGTCGGGTTCCGGATGCCGCGGTGCGAGCCGCCTAGGCTGACCCCGATGTTCCCCAGAGTCACCGCCATCCTCGTCGTGCACCGCGGCGGCGACCGCCTCCGGCGTTCCCTCGATGCGCTTCGCGCGCAAGAGCGCACGCCCGACGCCCTCGTCGTCGTTCTCACCGAAGCCGAACCCGACGCCCGAGAACAGGCTGCCGCAGCCGGTGCGACCCACGTCGTGGAGCTCTCGCAGCGGCTCTCGTTCGGTGAGGCGGTGCGAGCGGGTGAACGGGCGCTCGAGGCGCCGGCCTCCGACGCCGATGCCCTCTGGCTCCTCGCCGAGGACACCGCGCCCGGACCTGCCGCGCTGGCCACGCTCCTCGCCGCGCTCGAGACGGGCAAGTCCGTCGCGGTCGTCGGCCCCAAGCTCCTCGAGTGGGATGCGCCCGACCGCATCGCGACGCTCGGTCGCTCGATCACGCGGCTCGGCCACGCGGTGACGCTCGTCGAAGACGAACTCGACCAGGGCCAGCACGACGGACTCAGCGACGTGCTGGGACTCGATCCCGCGGCGATTCTCCTGCGGCACTCGGTCTGGCGCGCGCTCGACGGCTTCGATCCGGCGCTTCCGACCGTCGACGATGCCCTCGACTTCTCGATCCGAGCGCGACTGGCCGGGCACCGAGTCGCGGTCGTCCCCACCGCGAAGACGCTCTTCGCCGCCGACGGTGTCGCTGGGCCGCCCGGCGGCAGCCGTGCCAAGACCGTCAGGAAACGGCATCGCGCGGCACGGGCCGCAGCCCTCCACCGCCGGCTCGTCTACGCTCCGGCACCAGCGGTGCCGGTGCACTGGCTCACCTTCCTCCCGCTCGCCCTCATCCGTTCGGTCCGGCTCCTCCTCGTCAAGTCGCCGGGCACCATCCCCGGCGAGCTCTCCGCTGCGCTCGCCACGATGTTCTCCGGCATGCGGGTCGCCCGCGCGAGGCGCACGCTGAAGTCGGCTCGCACCGTCGGCTGGTCGGCGATCGCGCCGCTCCGCGTGCAGCCCGACGAGATGCGCAGGCGGCAGCAGCAGGCCGCCGAGGCGCGTCGCATCCGCGCCCGCGGACGCAAGCACGAGCTGCAGTTCCTCGACACGGGTGGCGGCTGGGTGCTGCTCGTGTCCGTCGCGGCATCCGTCGCCCTGTTCTCGTGGCTCATCGGGGCGTCGGGCCTTCGCGGCGGCGGCCTCCTGCCGCTCTCGGGAGACCCGGCGGTGCTGTGGCGCAATGCGGCGTACGGCTGGCGCGACCTCGGCGTGGGCTTCGTCGGTGCCGCTGATCCGTTCGCCGGGGTTCTCGCGGTGCTCGGCTCGCTGACGTTCTGGGCGCCCTCCTTCGCGCTCGTGCTTCTCTGGCTGCTCGCCGTGCCCGCCGCGGCCCTCGGTGCCTGGTTCGCGGCCTCGCGGCTCACCGAGCGAGGATCGCTGCGCGCCCTGGCCGCGGCGCTCTGGGCGCTCGCGCCGAGCTTCCTCACCGCGCTCGGCGACGGCCGGCCGGCTCCCGTGCTCGCCCACATCCTGCTCGCCTGGCTCGCCTTCGCCGTGTTCGGCGCCGCCACGTCGTGGGCGGCGGCGGCGACCGCATCACTGCTGTTCGCCGCCGTGATCGCCGCGGCACCGAGCCTCGCCCCGGCACTCCTCATCGGCTGGGTGGTGGCGCTCGCCGTCAGCGGCCGGGCGGCGGCGCGACTCGCGGGCCTGCCGATTCCCGCGGTGGTGCTCGCCGCGCCGCTCGTGATCGCCCAACTCGGGCGGGGCACGCCGCTCGCACTCCTCGCCGACCCCGGCGTGCCGCTCGGAAGCGCGGAGCCGACCATCTGGCAGCTGGCGCTCGGCTTCCCGGCCGCGCCCTGGGCGGAGTGGGCCGACGTCGTCGCCGCCACCGACATCGACCCGCGACTGCTCGTCACCGCCCTCGTGGCGCCACTCGCGATCGCCGCCATCGCGGCCGTGCTCGCGCCGGGCATCCGCGCTGCGGCACTCACCCTCGGCGCAGCCGCGCTCGGCTTCGCCACCGCGGTCGCCGCCGCGCAGCTCGCGGTCGCGACCGCGGGCGCCGAAGCCGTCGCGCTGTGGACCGGACCCGGATTGAGTCTTGAATGGCTCGGCCTCACGCTCGCCGCCGTGGTGGCGCTCGGGGCGCTCCGGCGGGGCGGCGCGCTCATCGCCGCGCTCGTGGCGGCCTGCATCGTGGCGGTCATGCTGCCCATGGCGATCGCCATCGGGACGTCGTCGGTGGCCGTCTCGGCGGCGGCTGAGCGCACGCTGCCCGCCTTCGTCGGCGCCGAGGCGGAGTCCGACCCGCGCGTCACGACCTTGCGCATCGTGCCGCAGCCCGATGGCGGCATCCGCTCGACCCTCGAGCGCGGGGCCGGTGCGACCCTCGACGAGCAGTCCACGCTCGCCCAGACGAGTGAGGAACTGAGCCCCGACGAGCAAGAGCTCGCGACGGTCGCCGGAAACCTCGCCTCGCGGAGCGGTTTCGATCCGGAGGCGGCGGTGCGTGAGTTCGGCGTCTCGTTCGTGCTGCTCGCCGAGCCCGACGACGACGACCGGGCCGCCGTCGACACCGGCCAACGTGCACGCACCGCCCTCGACGGAAATCCGGCGCTCGTCGGCGTCGGCGAGACCGACTTCGGCACGCTCTGGCGATTCAGCGCTGCTGAGCCGGATGCCCCGGCCGCGCAGATCCCCGCCGGTGCGGGCGGCTGGCTCGCCATCGTGATCACCGTCGTGCAGGTCATCGTGATCGGCGCCACGCTCCTGCTGTCGATTCCGACCGGGGCGGGGCGGGAAACCGACCGGAGGCCGGTGCGCCCCGCTCGACGCCGAGGCCGCGCCAAGGCCGCTGCGACGGTCGCCGTCGACGACGTCGACCACGTCGACGACGTCGAGGCGGACGGGGCGGCCGAAGCCGATGCCGAGGCTGCCGAGACCGATGTGGAACCCGAGGTGGAGGCCGCGAGCGACGTCGGTTCCACGACCGAGACGGGCGCATCACGCGAGCTGGATGGCGCGCCCGAGCGGGCTGCTGAGCCGGAGCCGGATGCCGCGCCCGAGCGGGACCCCGCACCCCACCCCGATCCAGGCGACGGTGCCGACGACGCGCCATCCGCCGATGAGGCGACCGCCGCCGCGGCGGCGCCCGGCCAGCCGAAGGGAGACGAAGATGCGGATGCCCG harbors:
- a CDS encoding glycosyltransferase gives rise to the protein MFPRVTAILVVHRGGDRLRRSLDALRAQERTPDALVVVLTEAEPDAREQAAAAGATHVVELSQRLSFGEAVRAGERALEAPASDADALWLLAEDTAPGPAALATLLAALETGKSVAVVGPKLLEWDAPDRIATLGRSITRLGHAVTLVEDELDQGQHDGLSDVLGLDPAAILLRHSVWRALDGFDPALPTVDDALDFSIRARLAGHRVAVVPTAKTLFAADGVAGPPGGSRAKTVRKRHRAARAAALHRRLVYAPAPAVPVHWLTFLPLALIRSVRLLLVKSPGTIPGELSAALATMFSGMRVARARRTLKSARTVGWSAIAPLRVQPDEMRRRQQQAAEARRIRARGRKHELQFLDTGGGWVLLVSVAASVALFSWLIGASGLRGGGLLPLSGDPAVLWRNAAYGWRDLGVGFVGAADPFAGVLAVLGSLTFWAPSFALVLLWLLAVPAAALGAWFAASRLTERGSLRALAAALWALAPSFLTALGDGRPAPVLAHILLAWLAFAVFGAATSWAAAATASLLFAAVIAAAPSLAPALLIGWVVALAVSGRAAARLAGLPIPAVVLAAPLVIAQLGRGTPLALLADPGVPLGSAEPTIWQLALGFPAAPWAEWADVVAATDIDPRLLVTALVAPLAIAAIAAVLAPGIRAAALTLGAAALGFATAVAAAQLAVATAGAEAVALWTGPGLSLEWLGLTLAAVVALGALRRGGALIAALVAACIVAVMLPMAIAIGTSSVAVSAAAERTLPAFVGAEAESDPRVTTLRIVPQPDGGIRSTLERGAGATLDEQSTLAQTSEELSPDEQELATVAGNLASRSGFDPEAAVREFGVSFVLLAEPDDDDRAAVDTGQRARTALDGNPALVGVGETDFGTLWRFSAAEPDAPAAQIPAGAGGWLAIVITVVQVIVIGATLLLSIPTGAGRETDRRPVRPARRRGRAKAAATVAVDDVDHVDDVEADGAAEADAEAAETDVEPEVEAASDVGSTTETGASRELDGAPERAAEPEPDAAPERDPAPHPDPGDGADDAPSADEATAAAAAPGQPKGDEDADAR
- a CDS encoding WhiB family transcriptional regulator, translated to MGNPEYRSGVPDDWFVDPVRLGVPGVRPGIADDNPLAWQSDALCAQTDPEAFFPEKGGSTRDAKKICTGCEVRSQCLEYALGNDERFGIWGGLSERERRKLRKRAV
- the manA gene encoding mannose-6-phosphate isomerase, class I, which gives rise to MFVAIGNTPRDYAWGSTSAIAEFRGVAPSGGPEAELWLGAHAGSPARILGAASVGEPDLAAWIAADPATALGPELAEHGARLPFLLKLLAAAEPLSLQAHPTPEQARAGFAREEAEGVPVTAYDRNYRDQFHKPELVVAVSERFEALSGFRPLDEVAGVLQVLRDADAASEQPEPGALELLAARLGGADPLRDTVEWLLRDGRGGDTGEASWVTQRVTDLAASDVARRSPYAPSFETVGALAEVYPGDPGVVISLLLNRVTLQRGEALFLAAGNIHAYLAGLGIELMAASDNVLRGGLTPKHIDVTELLDVLDFTPIAPPRLPPAEVSAGVVAFRPDVPDFVLYQAEPGTGAARVRLDGPAIVLIEGPGVELRGATDGDAVTVARGDSVYVTPDEGELEITGPGIAWIATTGSLAASA
- a CDS encoding GlxA family transcriptional regulator yields the protein MLQTIACIAMPQMAPFEFGVICEVFGIDRSEQGGPTFDFHVVAAEPGPIPTKLGFDVVVHEGLEFARGADLVAVPAALIDEPVDERVAQVLRDAVERGAWVLSVCSGAFTLGRAGILDGRRATTHWMYTDLMAEMFPRTEVDPDVLFVQDGKVVTGAGTAAGIDAALHIVRTELGASAANIVARRMVVPPQRDGGQSQFIQTPVPECHSDSFAKVTEWMLEHLDHDLTVDVLARKALMSPRTFARRFRAETGTTPNAWLNRQRLLRAQQLLEETSLTLEEIARETGFGAAAVMRHHFLKVLQTTPTAYRRLFGMRVAS
- the galE gene encoding UDP-glucose 4-epimerase GalE, with amino-acid sequence MSWLVTGGAGYIGAHVVRAFQAQGVDAVVIDDLSSGRHDFVPDGTAFVHGTILDGQLLESTIARYDVTGVVHLAGFKYAGVSVTRPLHTYQQNVTGTATLLAAMESRGVDRIVFSSSAAVYGTPDVDLVTEDTPRTPESPYGESKLIGEWLLADQARAAGLRHTSLRYFNVVGSGTSEVYDASPHNLFPLIFDALIEGRAPRINGDDYPTPDGTCVRDYIHVADLAEAHVVAARRLDAGEELAPVYNLGSGDGVSVGEIMRAVAEVTGVAFAPEIGPRRPGDPARIVASGERAARDLDWRMRHSLADMVASAWEARRAASVA